In the genome of Magnolia sinica isolate HGM2019 chromosome 2, MsV1, whole genome shotgun sequence, one region contains:
- the LOC131236767 gene encoding adenylate kinase, chloroplastic, with protein sequence MACLSNFPVLPKPTPQHSSSYSALSPCNKPAITFLSSPHISRVSPHQDGTLKRGNRSAHIDLQWKPSRASRISPITAAVKPDPLKIMISGAPASGKGTQCEFIKKKYGLVHIAAGDLLRVEIAAGSANGKRAKEYMEKGQLVPDEIVVTMVKERLFQQDAQENGWLLDGYPRSLSQATALENLLIRPDIFLFLDVPEEILVERVVGRRLDPVTGKIYHLKYSPPETKEIADRLTRRFDDTEEKVKLRLQTYHQSFGAVLQLYKEVTVKINGKTLKEDVFAEIDAVLSQLLEQKRKAASASMAAGTIL encoded by the exons ATGGCTTGCTTGAGCAATTTCCCGGTTCTTCCAAAGCCAACGCCCCagcattcttcttcttattcagCTCTCTCTCCCTGTAATAAACCCGCCATTACTTTCTTATCTTCGCCGCACATTTCTAGGGTTTCTCCCCATCAAGATGGAACCCTAAAACGTGGGAACCGTTCTGCACACATCGACTTGCAATGGAAACCATCACGGGCTTCTCGAATCTCCCCT ATAACAGCAGCTGTGAAGCCGGATCCTCTGAAGATTATGATATCGGGGGCTCCTGCATCTGGAAAAGGAACACAATGCGAGTTTATAAAAAAGAAA TATGGGCTGGTCCATATTGCTGCTGGAGATCTGCTACGGGTGGAGATTGCAGCTGGGAGTGCGAATGGAAAACGAGCCAAAGAATACATGGAGAAAGGACAACTAGTTCCAGATGAAATAGTTGTCACG ATGGTGAAGGAGCGTCTGTTCCAGCAGGATGCGCAAGAAAATGGTTGGCTTTTGGATGGATACCCCAGGAGCCTATCCCAAGCCACAGCTCTTGAAAATCTTTTGATACGTCCTGACATTTTTCTTTTCCTTGAT GTCCCTGAAGAGATTCTTGTTGAGAGAGTTGTTGGTAGAAGGCTAGATCCTGTTACTGGAAAGATATACCACCTGAAGTATTCTCCTCCAGAAACAAAAGAAATTGCTGACAGGCTTACCCGGCGCTTTGATGATACTGAAGAAAAG GTGAAATTACGGCTGCAAACTTATCATCAGAGCTTTGGAGCCGTACTGCAATTATACAAAGAAGTTACAGTAAAG ATAAATGGAAAAACCCTCAAGGAGGATGTGTTTGCTGAGATTGATGCAGTGCTGAGCCAGCTTCTTGAGCAAAAGAGAAAGGCTGCTTCAGCATCCATGGCTGCTGGTACGATCCTTTGA